The nucleotide sequence GGTTTTGGCGGTCGCTCTCCCACGTGGAAGAAGCCCGAAGATCGACGTGGGCCCGAACTAGCCCTGCGGCGGGACGGCCCGGCCGCGGGGGACAGCGCGCTCCCAGACCGTCCACTGGGCTTGGGTGATTCCGGTCCGCTGCGTGATGGTCTTCATCTCGTCGTCCGTGGGGGGATCGCCGACCTCCAGGTTTAGCAGGCGGGCTTCTGGGAAATCCAGCACGAGCGCGGCCTGCTGAGGCGCATACCCCTTCCTGCGCCGCCATTGCTTAAGCGGGTGGCTTTCCTTCCATTCCAGGGTGCGTCGGGTCAGGTCTTCCATCGCGAACGATCCCCCTTGAGGGTTCCTCCCTAAAGTTTACCAGAATCCTTGGGAAATGAGGTGCCCTGCGAAATAGCCTGCCGGGGCGCGTGCCCGGGGACCATCGGGGATGCCTGCCCCCCCTGCCTCACCGTACGCGGAGGGGTCACCATCCGCGTTGATAGGATCTGCGATGCCGAGACGAGCGGACAGCGCCGCCGATCGCCGGCTTTGCGCTCCTCCGAGCGAGGTCGAGGCGTCCCTTTCACCGAGCCCGCGGCGCTTTCCCGACCACTCCATCCCCGGCGTGCGTGAGGGTAAGAGGGGTTCACGCGATGAGGGGGATTGGACTCATGGAACGAGTGACGGCCGACCGCATTCGGTGGGAATCTTGGGGGGCAATACGCGAGGGGCCGGTTCGAATCCCGGCCCCTCGATCGGTGCAAATCTCGCGCCTCTCTCAGCGCAATACCATGTGCCCAGTCGCCCACATGAACAACCCCGCGAGGAGCAGCAGCCCGATCAGCATCTCGACACCCTCCTTCTTCGGGTTGGCGCGCTCCGCGTTCGTCGTCGCTCCCTCTGCCACCGCGCGCCGTCATCGTTGAGGGTATCTGAGCGCCTTGAAAGAGTCGTGAACAAGTGGTGAATGTCCTGTGAAGAATATCACGGACCGCACCGAACTCGGGCCGGGAACCCGAAGGGACCCCCCTTGCCGCGCGACCGCCGATACGCTCGCCCCGACAGCGAGTGCGCCGGGCAACCCGCAGTCGAACGAGCCAGTGCTTCGGCCCTACGAATCCGTCCATTGCCAGCGCCGAAGCCGCCAGCCGCGCCCTTCCACAGCGATTGCGGCAATGTAGTTGGGACCACCCAACACTTCTTCCAGAGACCACCGAGAGGTTTCCAACGGGTCGCGGGGGGTCGACAACAGCGCCGCTGGCTCGGTGGGGCCCAGGGACACGTCGAACTCGCCGAGGGGATAGACGAACCCCTCACCCCTCGCCTTGACATAGGCCTCCTTCCGCGTCCAGCCGCGGAAGAAACCTTCCACACGGCCCGCAGGGCTCAGGCCGCGGAAGGCGGCGAGCTCTCGACGGGAAAAGCATTGCTCGGCGATTTGGTCGGTGACGACGTCGGGGCGGACGCGCTCCACATCGATGCCGACCTCCCGCCCGATGGTCACACCATAGAGAGCCATTCCCCCCGCATGGGAGACGTTGAACCGATAGGCTTCCCGGCCGCGTCCGGTTGAGAGCACGGGTTTGCCGTAGGCGTTGTACGTGAACCGGAGGGAGTCGGGCGCGACACGGAGATACCGGCCCAAGAGGGCCCTGAGCACACCGCGGCAGATGATGAATCGATCTCGGTCCACAGCGAAAACGAACCGGAGCGCTCTGGCCCGCTCGTCCTCCGAGAGGATCTCCGCAAACCTGCCCACGCGCAGCGGCCCCACATCCAGCGACGCCTTCCACACATGCACATCCCGACCGCCAAGGCGGAGATCCTCCGGCGGCGCGGCCCAGGAAGCCGCGACGGTGGCAGGGCTCACTTCGGCGCGGTCCGCAAACATGCACTCAACTCTTCGCCAAGGACCGCCACGTACCGGGTGATGCACGTCAGGTGCTCCCCGGGGAGCACCCGGGTCCGAACCTTGCACGCCACCGCCCGCCATGGACGAATGCGGCCCCCGCTCCAGCCGCCGGATGAGTACAGGAGGGTGACCTCGCCAACGTACCGTTGTGGAACGTAGCCGGCGATCGCCCGGTGGTATGCGCCGTCGAGGCGCTCGTGGGTGGATTGGGCCCGATCATCGTACACCGGCGTCTGCGGTCGAGAGGCATCGAGCGTCGAGACGCTCCGGCCTCCCCGATATGATCGCCCGGCGACCTTCTTCCACGTTCGCCCGCCCACGCGCCGCAGGGCGGCGATCCAATCATCGAGGTGCGATCCTGACAGTGTGCGCAGGCGCCTTCGATAGTACCCCGCCCACCTGCCCACCCCAACGAAAGGCCGCCGCGCGAGGACGAACGTCCGGAAGCGCTCCTCCGGGGTCAGTCCCCTCACCGCGCCGAGCCGCTCGACGAGCCCGCGCAAGAGCCCGGCGCCGGCCCAGGCGTTCTCGGTCGGGGGATCGAGCAACGCCAGGAGATCCACCGACTCTCCCTGCGCCCGAAGCAGTCGAGCCATCTCGAAGGCGACCAGCCCCCCGTTGCAGTAGCCCCCCAGCCGATACGGCCCGTGGGGTTGGATGGAGCGCACCGTGGCGAGGCGGTCGGCGGCCATCGCTTCGATCGAGATCGGGACCGGCCGTCCATCGAGGCCGTGGGGATGGAGTGCCATAAACGGCTGCTGCGGGCCCAGAGCCCTGGCCAGGTTCCGACAATAGAACCCGCCTCCGTGCAGGTCTCCGTGCAGGAAGAAAAAGGGCGGCCGGGACCCGTCCGGATGTATCGCCGTCACCGGACCCCAGGGGGTCGCGGAGGGGTGTTGGAGAAGCGCCTGGGCCAGATGTTGCACGGTCGCACCCGCGAACAAGGTGGAAAGCGGGAGCTTCCGACCCACCGCCTCCTCGATCGCACTCATCAGGCGCACGGCGAGCAGCGAGTGCCCACCCAACTCGAAGAAGTCGTCCCGGATCCCGATCGGCCGGACCTGGAGGCACTCCTCCCAGATCTGCACCAATTGGTGCTCCAGCGGTGTCATTGGCGCGGCGTAGGCGGTGCTCCGCGCCGGGAGCGCATCCTCCGGCAACGGCAGCTTCGCCCGGTCGATTTTGCCGTTTGGCGTGAGCGGGAAGGCATCCAGCACCACGATGTGCGCCGGGATCATGTAGCCGGGCAGCCGGTCCTTGAGGAAGCAGCGGAGGTCGCCGGTCGCCGACGTCTGCGCGGGAACCACGTAGGCGCTGAGGCGTTTGTCACCAACCGCGTCCTCCCGGGCCAGCACCAGCACCTCGCGCACCGCGGGGTGCTGCCTCAGCACCGCCTCGATCTCCCCCGGCTCGATCCGGTGCCCCCGGATCTTGACCTGTTGGTCCATCCGCCCGATGAACTCGATGTTGCCATCCGGGAGGTAGCGCGCCGCATCCCCCGTCCGATACAGCCGCCCCGGGTGAGCGCCGAATGGATCGGGGATAAACCGCTCGGCGTCAAGCTCGGGACGACGCACGTACCCTCTCGCCACCCCGGGCCCCCCGACGTACAACATGCCGGGCACGCCGATCGGGACGGGAATGAGGTGCCGATCCAGGAGATAGATGCGCGTGTTGCTGATCGGACGGCCGATCGGGACGCCCGTCGCCCCCTCCGGCACCCCCGTCACCGGATACCAGCAGGCAAACGTGGTCGCTTCCGTCGGGCCGTACATGTTCAGCAGACGCTCCGGCGGACCGTGTTTGAGCACCTCGGCGACCCACCGGGGTTCTGCGGACTCGCCGCCGAAGAGCACAGCGCGCAGCCTTCGAAACGCTCCCGGGTCCTGGCGCGCCATATGGTGGAACAGCGCGGTGGTCAGAAAGAGGATCGTCACCCCCCGCCGCTCCAGCTCCGCGCTGAACGCGGTCGGAGAGAGCACGGTCTCCTGCGCAACCACCGCGAGCTGCGCCCCGTTGAGGAGCGCTCCCCACACTTCGAATGTCGCGGCATCGAACGAGACGTTCGAGACCTGCGCGA is from bacterium and encodes:
- a CDS encoding 4'-phosphopantetheinyl transferase superfamily protein, translated to MFADRAEVSPATVAASWAAPPEDLRLGGRDVHVWKASLDVGPLRVGRFAEILSEDERARALRFVFAVDRDRFIICRGVLRALLGRYLRVAPDSLRFTYNAYGKPVLSTGRGREAYRFNVSHAGGMALYGVTIGREVGIDVERVRPDVVTDQIAEQCFSRRELAAFRGLSPAGRVEGFFRGWTRKEAYVKARGEGFVYPLGEFDVSLGPTEPAALLSTPRDPLETSRWSLEEVLGGPNYIAAIAVEGRGWRLRRWQWTDS
- a CDS encoding amino acid adenylation domain-containing protein translates to VVVGLCLERSLEMVVGVLGILKAGGAYLPLDPTYPAERLAFMLHDARATVLVTRQELVRVLPAFGGAVISLDTRPETAEDPEIPRAETTADHVAYLMYTSGSTGRPKAVAVPHRGVTRLVMNTNYVKISASDIIAQVSNVSFDAATFEVWGALLNGAQLAVVAQETVLSPTAFSAELERRGVTILFLTTALFHHMARQDPGAFRRLRAVLFGGESAEPRWVAEVLKHGPPERLLNMYGPTEATTFACWYPVTGVPEGATGVPIGRPISNTRIYLLDRHLIPVPIGVPGMLYVGGPGVARGYVRRPELDAERFIPDPFGAHPGRLYRTGDAARYLPDGNIEFIGRMDQQVKIRGHRIEPGEIEAVLRQHPAVREVLVLAREDAVGDKRLSAYVVPAQTSATGDLRCFLKDRLPGYMIPAHIVVLDAFPLTPNGKIDRAKLPLPEDALPARSTAYAAPMTPLEHQLVQIWEECLQVRPIGIRDDFFELGGHSLLAVRLMSAIEEAVGRKLPLSTLFAGATVQHLAQALLQHPSATPWGPVTAIHPDGSRPPFFFLHGDLHGGGFYCRNLARALGPQQPFMALHPHGLDGRPVPISIEAMAADRLATVRSIQPHGPYRLGGYCNGGLVAFEMARLLRAQGESVDLLALLDPPTENAWAGAGLLRGLVERLGAVRGLTPEERFRTFVLARRPFVGVGRWAGYYRRRLRTLSGSHLDDWIAALRRVGGRTWKKVAGRSYRGGRSVSTLDASRPQTPVYDDRAQSTHERLDGAYHRAIAGYVPQRYVGEVTLLYSSGGWSGGRIRPWRAVACKVRTRVLPGEHLTCITRYVAVLGEELSACLRTAPK